The Helianthus annuus cultivar XRQ/B chromosome 16, HanXRQr2.0-SUNRISE, whole genome shotgun sequence genome includes a window with the following:
- the LOC110919950 gene encoding toll/interleukin-1 receptor-like protein encodes MASSSSSVHNKNCQYEVFLSFSGVDTRKTFVGHLYAALHQHVVRRSRMTSDLRKEKTSVMSSYNPLRTPDATLLFFSKNYASSSWCLDELLKIMECHNKGKRFAILVFYDVDPVAC; translated from the coding sequence ATGGCTTCTTCAAGTTCAAGCGTTCACAACAAGAACTGCCAGTATGAAGTGTTTCTTAGCTTCAGTGGTGTAGACACCCGCAAGACCTTCGTTGGTCATCTTTATGCTGCTCTTCATCAACATGTAGTAAGACGTTCAAGGATGACGAGCGACTTAAGAAAGGAAAAAACATCAGTGATGAGCTCTTACAATCCATTGAGAACTCCAGATGCTACATTATTGTTTTTTTCCAAAAACTATGCATCTTCATCATGGTGCTTAGACGAGCTTCTCAAGATCATGGAGTGTCATAACAAGGGCAAGCGGTTTGCCATCCTCGTGTTCTATGATGTGGATCCTGTTGCATGTTAA